The following proteins come from a genomic window of Gimesia chilikensis:
- a CDS encoding STAS domain-containing protein, with product MHNGNPPMVENLEIFEVEQAGPNLVVTPLGSTLQFQYSNVQVEANKVLRLFDAPEIKNVIIDLSRVDYLDSIIIGSLIRLLQRARQTGGQAVFCNACENMQNILKCIKIGSLWPLFDTRDEAIAAVTPSE from the coding sequence ATGCACAACGGAAACCCGCCGATGGTAGAAAATCTGGAAATCTTCGAAGTGGAACAGGCAGGTCCCAATCTGGTGGTCACCCCCCTCGGATCGACCCTGCAGTTCCAGTACAGCAACGTTCAGGTCGAAGCCAACAAGGTACTCAGGCTCTTTGACGCCCCTGAGATCAAAAATGTCATCATTGACCTCTCCCGCGTCGACTATCTCGATTCGATTATCATCGGCTCGCTGATTCGCCTCCTGCAACGGGCCCGGCAGACAGGCGGTCAGGCCGTCTTCTGTAACGCCTGCGAGAACATGCAGAATATTCTCAAGTGCATCAAAATCGGCAGCCTCTGGCCGCTGTTCGATACCCGGGACGAAGCGATCGCCGCTGTCACTCCCTCTGAGTAA
- a CDS encoding DUF2062 domain-containing protein: MSSAKPAWTLNPRVLLRSILMLDDSAHSIALGTAIGMFIALTPTVGIQMLLVVCVAFLTRPLFRFNQVASLITVYISNPLTIVPIYWFDYKVGTLFVGGSLTQKDFARILEFEGFSGWWETVKQLLLEVGSPLIIGSLVVGTFFGLITYPIMLRLLKHLRRSKSTDGPEDSAEQSVRPAQPIDSEQSMKSVHLHSS, from the coding sequence ATGTCATCTGCCAAACCAGCCTGGACCCTGAACCCGCGAGTGCTCTTGCGCTCGATCCTCATGCTGGATGACAGTGCCCACTCGATTGCCCTGGGAACCGCGATCGGGATGTTTATCGCGTTGACGCCGACGGTGGGCATTCAGATGCTGCTGGTGGTCTGTGTCGCATTTCTGACGCGTCCGCTGTTCCGGTTCAACCAGGTCGCGTCGCTGATTACCGTCTACATTTCGAATCCGCTGACCATCGTGCCGATCTACTGGTTTGATTATAAGGTGGGTACGTTGTTCGTAGGCGGTTCGCTGACGCAGAAGGACTTTGCCCGGATCCTGGAGTTCGAGGGATTCAGCGGCTGGTGGGAAACGGTGAAGCAGCTGCTGCTGGAAGTCGGGTCGCCGTTGATTATCGGCTCACTGGTGGTCGGCACGTTCTTCGGCCTGATAACCTACCCCATTATGCTGCGACTGCTGAAACACCTGCGTCGTTCCAAATCGACTGATGGCCCGGAAGACTCTGCCGAACAGAGTGTGCGTCCCGCCCAGCCGATCGACTCGGAACAGAGCATGAAATCTGTGCATCTGCATTCCAGTTAG
- a CDS encoding biotin--[acetyl-CoA-carboxylase] ligase, with translation MLPFTAEDLKAVRTETFIEHLDYFESLASTNSWALNTHCTPSPAARDTSLPALVLTGNQTAGRGRGNNAWWSTEGGLTFSLVVDANQLGIPLQQQPLIALATGLAVCETLEKQAPEHRLQLKWPNDVFLAGKKVCGILVETSASQPGLVVIGVGVNLNNSFLSAEAELQSRGTSLYETTGQKYPLSSMLIDLINAIENRLYDVAGDRSELMPAWRQYCLLTGRDIRINTGREVREGTCLEIDDEGYLILQTETGRERIISGTIEHF, from the coding sequence ATGCTGCCGTTCACTGCCGAGGATTTGAAAGCTGTTCGAACGGAAACGTTCATCGAACACCTCGATTATTTCGAGAGCCTCGCTTCCACCAATTCCTGGGCCCTGAACACGCACTGCACGCCCTCCCCGGCCGCACGCGATACCAGCCTGCCCGCCCTCGTCCTCACCGGCAATCAAACCGCCGGCCGTGGTCGAGGCAACAATGCCTGGTGGTCCACTGAAGGAGGACTTACATTCTCCCTCGTCGTCGACGCCAACCAGCTCGGCATCCCGCTCCAGCAGCAGCCCCTGATTGCTTTGGCAACCGGGCTGGCCGTTTGTGAAACACTCGAGAAGCAGGCCCCCGAACATCGGCTCCAACTCAAGTGGCCTAACGATGTCTTCCTCGCGGGCAAAAAGGTCTGTGGCATTCTCGTCGAAACCTCCGCCAGTCAGCCCGGCCTCGTGGTCATCGGCGTCGGCGTCAATCTCAATAACTCGTTCCTCTCCGCTGAAGCCGAACTGCAGTCGCGAGGAACCTCGCTCTACGAAACGACCGGACAGAAGTATCCGCTCTCCTCCATGCTGATCGATCTCATCAACGCCATCGAAAACCGGCTCTATGATGTCGCGGGTGACCGCAGCGAACTCATGCCCGCCTGGCGACAATACTGCCTGCTCACCGGACGGGACATTCGCATTAACACCGGACGCGAAGTCCGGGAAGGCACCTGCCTCGAAATCGACGACGAAGGTTATCTGATCCTGCAGACCGAGACCGGCCGCGAACGCATTATCAGCGGCACCATCGAACACTTTTAA